From a region of the Synechococcus sp. PCC 7502 genome:
- a CDS encoding penicillin-binding protein 2 → MKTTAVRTTKRKTQIPEARPQSFMRLVLVWVFLVVVAIALIIRFSYLQIATSQDLQRKAALQQDRTLTPFLPRRPIIDRHGAFLAIDKPIYDLRAHPYLYKQFAPKDIAAQLAPILSEDPQKLESLLALDATTVTIKKWLSESIANQVRNISIEGIRVDGLELEEKNQRFYPQQNLAAEVIGYVNGEQKGQVGVELTQEKHLLLQTDKTIDVRQDGRGRLIPADVPEKIIRSDRSKLQLTIDENLQRIARQALQATIQKYHAKRGTVMVMDVNNGELPVLVTEPNFDPNQFYNYSKTPDVLRNWAVSDLYEPGSTFKPLNVAIALQVGAIQPDQVFYDEGSLTIGGWQVANFNYETNGGGGALTISQILQRSSNVGMVHIIQQMRPAVYYKWLQAIGLGDKSGIDLYPEEASTLKSKDIFLEQVIEPATAAFGQGLSLTPIQMLQLQGILASGGKRLTPHVVRGLVDENGKLQTIDNFKPPTQIFTPAVTKQVVDMMTSVVQEGTGKPARIPGYRLGGKTGTAQKSVNGTYVRAKITSFVGIFPAEQPKYVILAVVDEPVGADAFGSTVAAPVVKSVIEGLIVADNILPTHPEELIKAK, encoded by the coding sequence ATGAAAACCACTGCCGTTAGAACGACAAAACGCAAGACCCAAATACCTGAAGCTCGACCCCAGAGCTTTATGCGGTTAGTTCTGGTCTGGGTATTTTTAGTTGTGGTAGCGATCGCTCTAATTATTCGGTTCAGCTATTTACAGATCGCCACAAGCCAAGACCTGCAGAGAAAAGCTGCGCTTCAGCAAGATCGAACCCTAACGCCATTTCTACCACGCCGCCCAATTATTGATCGTCATGGGGCATTTTTGGCTATAGATAAGCCTATTTATGATTTACGAGCCCATCCCTATCTCTATAAACAATTTGCCCCCAAGGATATTGCTGCCCAGTTAGCTCCAATTTTGAGTGAAGATCCCCAAAAATTAGAGAGCTTACTAGCCTTAGATGCCACCACGGTCACAATTAAAAAGTGGCTATCTGAATCTATTGCTAATCAGGTTCGTAACATTAGCATTGAGGGAATTAGAGTAGATGGACTGGAACTAGAAGAGAAAAATCAACGTTTTTATCCCCAACAAAATCTAGCAGCCGAAGTTATTGGCTATGTCAATGGGGAACAAAAAGGACAGGTAGGAGTAGAACTAACCCAAGAGAAGCATCTACTGCTCCAAACCGATAAAACCATAGATGTCCGTCAGGATGGTAGAGGTAGGCTCATTCCCGCCGATGTGCCAGAAAAAATAATTCGCAGTGATCGCTCTAAATTACAACTCACGATTGATGAAAATCTACAACGCATAGCTCGACAGGCACTCCAAGCCACAATCCAAAAATATCATGCCAAGCGGGGAACGGTAATGGTAATGGATGTCAACAATGGCGAACTACCTGTGTTGGTTACGGAACCCAACTTTGATCCAAACCAGTTTTATAACTACAGCAAAACCCCTGATGTCCTCAGAAATTGGGCTGTTTCCGATCTTTACGAACCAGGCTCCACCTTTAAGCCTTTAAATGTAGCGATCGCTTTACAAGTGGGAGCAATTCAACCCGATCAAGTATTTTATGATGAAGGCTCTCTCACCATTGGCGGTTGGCAAGTGGCAAATTTTAACTATGAAACTAATGGTGGTGGTGGGGCTTTAACGATCAGTCAAATTCTCCAACGCTCTAGTAATGTGGGCATGGTACATATTATTCAACAAATGCGCCCTGCGGTTTACTATAAATGGCTTCAGGCGATCGGCTTAGGTGATAAATCGGGAATTGACCTATATCCTGAAGAAGCTAGCACCCTTAAATCTAAGGACATTTTCTTAGAACAGGTAATTGAACCTGCCACCGCCGCCTTTGGACAGGGACTATCGCTCACCCCAATTCAAATGCTGCAGCTACAGGGAATCTTAGCTAGTGGTGGCAAAAGGCTTACTCCCCATGTGGTTAGAGGTTTAGTTGATGAAAATGGTAAGTTACAAACTATTGATAACTTTAAACCACCCACCCAAATATTTACCCCTGCCGTTACCAAACAAGTGGTGGATATGATGACTTCAGTAGTCCAAGAAGGTACAGGTAAGCCCGCCCGTATCCCTGGCTATCGCTTAGGGGGTAAAACTGGAACTGCACAAAAATCTGTCAATGGTACCTACGTCCGTGCTAAAATCACCAGCTTTGTGGGCATTTTTCCTGCTGAACAGCCTAAATATGTGATTCTAGCGGTTGTGGATGAACCCGTAGGCGCAGATGCCTTTGGTTCTACTGTGGCAGCACCCGTGGTTAAATCGGTAATTGAGGGCTTAATTGTCGCTGATAATATTCTGCCGACCCATCCTGAGGAACTGATCAAAGCTAAGTAA
- the thiL gene encoding thiamine-phosphate kinase — translation MPSLREIGEQGLLKLLKPFCSDRMGDDGAVMGELAQGYEMVVTTDILIDGIHFSPQTTAPEDTGWRAAAANLSDLAAMGASPWGVTLALGLPADADINWILGVYRGFTACLKAYNTELVGGDTVRSLVKTLAVTAFGQVKSDQIIYRHTAQVGDLILITGEHGLSRAGLEILVNPELAQNLSIDAIAKLHQAHQRPQPRLDILPLSYRVSGMDSSDGLADAIAQICDASGVNAEIMQVPIPEEVKLVADQVGVAAIDWVLYGGEDFELVLCLAPDHAEKLVKSIPTAKIIGQIILKDQTQENSQRINLSKSFQHF, via the coding sequence ATGCCGTCCCTGCGAGAAATTGGTGAACAAGGGTTACTAAAACTTCTCAAGCCTTTTTGTAGTGATCGCATGGGTGATGATGGTGCGGTCATGGGTGAATTAGCTCAAGGCTACGAGATGGTGGTTACCACTGATATTTTGATTGATGGTATCCATTTTAGTCCTCAAACTACAGCACCTGAAGATACGGGATGGCGGGCGGCGGCGGCAAATTTATCTGATCTAGCAGCCATGGGAGCAAGTCCTTGGGGCGTGACTTTAGCCTTGGGTTTACCTGCTGATGCTGATATTAATTGGATTTTAGGCGTTTATCGCGGCTTCACCGCTTGTTTGAAAGCATATAATACGGAACTAGTGGGGGGGGATACGGTGCGATCACTAGTCAAGACCCTTGCGGTTACTGCCTTTGGACAGGTAAAGTCCGATCAAATTATCTACCGACATACAGCCCAGGTTGGAGATTTAATCTTAATTACCGGCGAACATGGTTTATCTAGAGCGGGACTGGAGATTTTAGTTAATCCCGAATTAGCGCAAAATTTATCCATAGATGCGATCGCCAAGTTACATCAGGCACACCAAAGACCCCAGCCCCGTTTAGATATTCTGCCGTTAAGTTATCGGGTTAGTGGTATGGATAGTAGTGACGGGTTAGCAGATGCGATCGCCCAGATTTGTGATGCCAGTGGAGTTAATGCCGAAATTATGCAAGTCCCCATACCTGAGGAGGTTAAGCTTGTAGCCGATCAAGTAGGCGTAGCAGCAATCGATTGGGTGTTATATGGAGGGGAAGATTTTGAGTTGGTTTTATGTTTGGCTCCAGATCATGCTGAAAAATTGGTCAAATCCATACCCACAGCTAAAATTATTGGGCAGATTATTCTTAAAGATCAGACTCAAGAGAACTCCCAAAGGATCAATTTAAGTAAATCATTCCAACATTTCTAG
- a CDS encoding glutamyl-tRNA reductase gives MNIAVVGLSHKTATVEVREKLSIPETRVESAIAQLNSLPSIEECAILSTCNRLELYIVTKGTESGIREITQFLSEFSQLPLQFLRRHLFVLLRQDAVMHLLRVAAGLDSLVLGEGQILAQVKHTHRLAQQHGGSGRILNQLFKQALAAGKDVRTKTDIGTGAVSISSAAVELAQMKLDRLANQRITILGAGKMSRLLVKHLVSKGANKIAIVNRSAQRAQELVQEFQTEGVDFQIHGFEHLCNCIEVSDLAFTSTASTEVLLSRQDLEPFIANHPGLMLIDIAVPRNVHSDVNDLPNVKAFNVDDLQAVVAENQESRRQMALQAEVLLEESFLEFDAWWRSLDTVPTINKLRQKMEVIREQELEKALSRLGSEFAEKHQDVIENLTRGIINKILHDPMVQLRAQQDIEARKRAMQTLQMLFDLESGNKQTI, from the coding sequence ATGAATATTGCTGTTGTGGGCTTAAGTCACAAAACGGCGACTGTCGAAGTTCGGGAAAAACTGAGTATTCCAGAAACAAGGGTTGAGTCAGCAATCGCTCAGTTAAATAGCCTACCAAGTATTGAAGAATGTGCTATTCTCAGTACCTGCAACCGCCTTGAACTATATATAGTGACTAAAGGGACAGAAAGTGGAATTAGGGAGATCACCCAATTTTTATCAGAATTTAGTCAATTACCTTTACAGTTTTTACGTCGTCACCTATTCGTTTTGCTGCGTCAAGATGCGGTTATGCACCTACTACGAGTGGCAGCAGGTTTAGATAGTTTAGTTTTAGGGGAAGGGCAGATTCTCGCTCAAGTGAAACATACCCACCGTTTAGCACAACAGCATGGTGGCTCTGGACGTATTCTTAATCAATTATTTAAGCAGGCGTTGGCTGCAGGTAAGGACGTTCGCACCAAAACTGATATTGGTACAGGCGCAGTGTCAATTAGCTCTGCTGCCGTAGAATTAGCACAAATGAAGTTGGATAGACTAGCTAATCAAAGGATCACAATTTTAGGTGCGGGTAAAATGTCGCGGCTGTTGGTTAAGCATTTAGTCTCTAAGGGTGCCAACAAAATCGCCATTGTCAATCGATCTGCCCAAAGAGCGCAGGAATTAGTTCAAGAATTTCAAACTGAGGGTGTGGACTTTCAAATTCACGGATTTGAGCATTTATGTAACTGTATTGAGGTTTCAGATTTAGCATTTACAAGTACAGCTTCTACGGAAGTTTTACTTTCTCGGCAGGATTTAGAGCCATTTATCGCTAATCATCCGGGCTTAATGTTAATCGATATTGCTGTGCCTCGAAATGTACATAGTGATGTTAATGATCTGCCCAATGTCAAAGCATTTAATGTTGATGATTTACAGGCTGTGGTTGCCGAAAATCAAGAAAGTCGTCGCCAAATGGCATTACAGGCTGAGGTACTTTTAGAGGAATCCTTTTTAGAGTTTGATGCTTGGTGGCGATCGCTAGATACCGTACCAACTATTAATAAACTACGCCAAAAAATGGAAGTAATTCGGGAACAGGAGCTAGAAAAAGCTTTATCTCGTTTGGGTAGTGAGTTTGCCGAAAAACACCAAGATGTAATTGAAAACTTAACAAGGGGCATAATTAATAAAATCCTCCATGATCCAATGGTGCAATTACGGGCGCAACAGGATATAGAGGCTCGAAAACGGGCAATGCAAACCTTGCAAATGTTATTTGATCTGGAATCTGGTAATAAGCAAACTATTTAA
- a CDS encoding IS1 family transposase: protein MAGGAKIRETEEIENIPEVGELDELQIFVGSKGNKAWVWTAVNHFCEGILAWTIGDRSSETFTVLWVMIRSWSRYFWVSDSYCFFTPSAKIKIPL, encoded by the coding sequence TTGGCTGGGGGAGCAAAAATACGTGAGACTGAGGAAATTGAGAATATACCAGAGGTAGGTGAACTAGATGAACTCCAGATCTTTGTTGGTAGCAAAGGAAATAAGGCTTGGGTATGGACAGCCGTGAACCACTTTTGCGAAGGGATTTTAGCTTGGACAATAGGCGATAGGAGTAGTGAAACTTTTACCGTTTTGTGGGTAATGATTAGAAGTTGGTCACGCTATTTCTGGGTTAGTGATAGTTACTGCTTTTTTACCCCAAGCGCAAAAATTAAAATTCCTCTCTAA